One Aegilops tauschii subsp. strangulata cultivar AL8/78 chromosome 2, Aet v6.0, whole genome shotgun sequence genomic window, AATAAAATCCCATTTGCATAGAAATCAGTTCAAAAATCCTAACTTTCCTAAATTTTTACCTTTCTTTGATAACAACCAATATTTTCTATGTATTCCATCTATTGAAGGAAATCACCCCTCCATCGATATTAGCATTTTTTTGAACTGAGATCTCCgggttatgattttttttttgcgaTTCTTTCCAATTGTGACCTCTCCTTCCACTCCGGCTCCTTCGCGCATAAACACCTCCACCACAGCCAGGTGACACCGCCCCAGACCTCCTGCCTCTCCACACCTTCTCCGCTACCTCCTTCTCGTACTCCATTAACAATCCCTCCGCCACATTTGTCCACGGCGGTGTCGAGGGCATGGCGCAGCAGCGTACCAGCGGTAGAGCAGCGCATAGCAGCAGGAAGCAGCACGCAGTAGGCGAGGCGAGCGGCCGACGGTGGAGGGCAGAGATGCGGCCGGCGTGGCTGAGGGGGCGGCCGGCAGAAGATGGCCACGACTGGAGGCGGCGCGAGGCAGGGGCGCGACAGCGGGGCGAGCGAAGGGATAGGCGGCAGCAGACGGGGCGAGCGCAGCCAGCGAGAGTGTGGCGCGCGGCCAGGGTGTGTGTCGCGCGGGGCACAGTGGTGCGGTGGCTGCGGCGagcgcgacggcagcggcgggcgCGACCGACGCGGTGTAGCATGGGCGTGGGCATGGAGAGGGAGTGGCCCCGCAGGCGCGGAAGAAGAGCGGCAGGATCGGGCATGGGCGTGCATAGGAGCGGGCATGTGCCACGGGGTCAATCCGAGGAGCTCGGTGGCTACCCCTGCAATGACCATGGAGGACGGCGGTTCTCGGCCACGGCGAAATACCTAACGAGAGGGGAAACAGGGAAAAGGCAAGAGGAGATCATGGCGGTGTCAATGGCGCCCTAGGGGAAGACGTGAAAGCTCGGGGCGGCGCGGATCGAACGGCAATGTCGCGGGTGGCccaaggttgaggaagagggagagagggggtgtgtgtgagagaattTGATGGTAAAAATGGTTGTCAATGTCACTTAATATGTATGAGAATATTAAATGTAATATTAACATAATTGATATTGAACCTTGTTAGAAAAAGCAAGGTTGCACGCCTACCCAGTCGAGGGTCAAGTCCTCGTTGAAATTTCAACTAAAAACTGACACTATTCTTTCATTATTTCTTGTCAGTTTATATATATCCAAATTATTTGTATCCAATATATCTGATGGTTCCATTGCAATAGTATTTACAAGTTGTGGTTCCATGGTATCCACAAACTGACGCTTTTCTTGCGTGTATGTCTTGTTAGTTGTGGTTCCGTGGTAAGACATACTATGTACAACACATAATTAGGTATAGAAAAATACAATGTTCCATGGTAATATTTCTGTACCATGAGATGTGAAAAGGATGATTATGCATCAAGTATAAATCAATCTATATCTGAAAAGATCTGCCTGTACGGAATTTTGGGTGAGTCTGAACTCGTTCCTCGCCGGCAAGGACCGATATCCCTCGCTCCCTGTCATTTGCCTCCCCTCCATCTAGATAAACATTTTTGAATAACAGGACATGATGGATGATCATACTGAAACTAGTTACGGAGTCTATACTTTGTGGAGGGTCTCCGTTGGAGGTTTTCTTCTGGCGAGAGACCTCTACTATTGCGCGCACACACCGCAGACGGAGCAGAGGCACTACTGCGTGCCTACTGGCATTGTACCAGGTAGCCCGCAACGCGCGCCACGCCATGATTCGCACCCCTGCCGCCGCTCCCGCTGCCGCGCACAGTCGATTGAttgctcgctcgctcgctcgcctgCTTCTGCGAGCCATCACTACCCCACCACCTTAACTCGGCCAGACCTGGCCTGGCCTGCGCACGCCGATGAATCATGCCAATGCCATCCCGCTCGCCGTGAGCCGCCATGTGCGCCTGCACGGAACGCCCCAAGAGAGATGCGCCACAGTACAGTCCACACCGGCGCAAATGGTCCATGCGCCCGATCATTCATCGCCACACTGGCACAATCGTACGATCCAGTGTAGCACGAACTCTGCCGGCTGACTCCATGGGCACGGTTCGCTCGTGCCTAGCTGCATCGGGGACGCCCTCGTACGGGAGCCACCGCCCTCCGCCGCCCGTCGGGGGCATTGTGTTTGTGCGGATAGGCTGTGGTAGATCTGGTGGGCGTCTACGGTGAGCTAGGCAACAAGCCGTGACAGCAAGATGGAGCCCGCCTGacctggatggatggatgagatcatgagaaatggaCCATGGTTTCAGTGTCGCATTGATGCGCCAAACCACCTAACTTGACGGCTACCACAAAGTCCACTACGCCATTGCATACACCTAGGCTCAAGCCATCCGGAGCAGAGTGACTGGCATGACACGCCCCGTTCGACGGCCCAGATTCGTACACCAGTTTAGCGTTCAGACTCAAAAGACAGCGAGAGTGAGACAGCGTCAACGCATTTCAGAGGAACATGACACTGAGACTGAGAGTGAACCTGATCATAAGTTGATACTAGCATGCCCTTGTTCCAACAACATTCTCATTCCGACGTCCGACCAACCTTGAACAACTAATCTACTACTACTCCCCTAGAATTACAAGAGGaacagaggagaggagaggaaggaagacAAGGGTCCATGCATGAAAGCGACGGCCATCCTACCAAATTACGGAGCAAGAGATCAAGGGACACAAAAGGCACCAAACCATGTGCATGCCATTGACACACCGTCAGATATATCAGGTTTTTCTTCCTTTGTCCTTGGATCAGGCTAGCCCTGCAACAAGCTTACCAAAGCGGTTTCTTTCTTCTACCCAGGGCGAATGTGAGCGAGTGATCGAACTTCACGCGAATGCCAGGAAGGAGAGGAGCACGGCGAGGAAGGCAGGCGCTCCGGACCTTGGATGCAACCCCGCCGCTGCCGTGTCCATGTTGCTCGTGCCTGTTGGACCCAGGCCGCCGAACCCGGTGGTGGTGTCCGTCCCCGTGCCGGTTCCTCCCATGCCACCGGTGCTAGTGCCGGCACCGGGCGTGAAGGTGCCTGGGGTTCCCCCTGTTGTGCCTCCGATCCCAGTCCCAGTCCCGGTCGGGGTCGTTGATGTTCCAGCAGCACTGTGCAATGAAGAAAGAAGAAGTGGTTACCAATCCTGATTCGACGATGATGCTGGTTCTAAAAATGCAGCATATGAAACTCCAATCGGTTCGTATTGTGTGGTTAATCCAAATGAAGAAGTAACACTGTAGTACCTTGCACTTGAGGGGTAGgagcagcctgaagaacctgCATGTGAGCAAGACCATGATATACATTATATAAGAAACTCAAGAATCCAAATAGAAATAGCAGTTAAGGATCTAGTTGACACACAATTAAGTATCGTTGGCTGATTATAATTTTCAAAGAGATATCTTTGGCTGAAAGTATATACATCAGTAGCACTTAAGTATCCAAAATGTAAAATTATTGGAGTTTTTAAAATTGTTTGCAGACCGTTTAGAGAAATAGAGACGACTCATAAACCCTGGTAAAGCTTTGATAAACACACTAGTAACTACTACCTCTGTACCAAAATACAAGAAGCTTTTGCAAGTATGGAGGGAGTAGTTGCCTGGCAATTTCCTTTTCTTGCCCTAACGGCTCAACTGAAATGTGGTACTGACTAGTACGTACAGTAATATAGACCAGAGTGACAGAGCTTCTATATTAAAGACCATTGCACAGTCCACGCATGCAGTGTCAGTTACTCAATGACAGTCAGACAGTGAATTCTCGAACCGGAATGCAGGCGCAAAATCTAAACGGTGCGCAAATACACGCGAGGAGCCAATGAATCCCTTACTTGGGTCGGTGGAGACGACGAGGGCGGTGCCGCCGAAGTCGCAGGTGGCGCCCATGGCCCTCTTCTTCTGGAAGTAGCTGTTGGCCGCCCAGGAGCAGTGCGAGACGACGTTGTTGGGGTTGTAGCACGGCCCCTGCTCGTGGATCGAGTTGCAGTCCGCCCCCGCCCCGCACGCGTAGTCGATGGTCTTCTGCAGCGCCGCCTGCGGCTGCTCCGACCTGCACACGCAGAACTCTGGCGAGCAGCACCAGCAGCAGCCAAGATCAGTTATCAGTGGATTGCGCCAAAGGTCAAATTAACGGCCGGGAGCTACTAGCAATTAAACACAGGCGTTTCCGGGAAAGCTAGTGCGTTTCTGTCAGTTTCTTCTCTTGAAATTATGGCCAGGGAATGTGACAAAAGCAGCGTCAAGATAAAGGTTCCAGGATGGGCAAGAAGGCCGGGTTTTGCATTGGCACCTTGCTGACagcaaagaaagaaagaaagaaagaacgGAATATATGCTCCTGATAAAGGTGGTGAATGCTTTTATTTACTTTTGGGAAATGGACCTGGGAATATATGGCACATCTCTAGAGAAAATTCCGTGAAGATGGAAGAAGAACAGGTACAGGAGCTAGGCATGTGGCTGGCGGTCTACCATCTCCTATTTCTCCTCCCTAAGCATGGAAGTGGGAGAAGGGAATCTAGGAAAAAGGTGAGAAATCATAGCCAAAGTTGAGCATAAATGCAAGGGCTCGTCTCTCTTGCAAAAGAAAGGAGAGCAGATCTTTTGATCTTTCAAGCTTATAATCACTGATGAAACATAACAAGAAACATCAGCACTAGAAAATCGTTCCACTGGAAAAATGAAGAAAAGAAGTGCGGTGGCTCTAGACAAGCACCGAAGAAGCTGAAGAGAAACACCGACAGCAAAATAGACAAGGAGTCTTTGCTTATTATAGACTACTAGCCCGGGAAAAATCCAAGAAAAGAGGGGAGAAATGCTAGAGAAAGACCGGAGCTGCGGGCGGCTCACCGGAGACGACGAGGGTCGAGGACAGGAGCAGCAGCGCGGCCACCAGCAGCGGCGCCTCCATGACGAGGCGGGAGCAGAGCGCGGTGGAGAGCTCCGGCGGAAGAAGGGGCCGCCTCGAGCAGGAGAGGAGTGAAGAGAGAGTGGCTACGGGGCAAGAGCAGCGGCCAGAGGGAGTGTGCTTGGGTGTGCGATGTGCGGGTGCGCGTGGGTTTTTGACCTGCCACGGGAGCGTGCGGAGTTTTATTTAGGTGTTTTGTGGCAATCCTTTTTGTGTCAGCGGTCGCGGACCTGTGGGAGACTGAGCCGAACCCACCACCTTTGCTCCCTTTTGCAGTTTTGCCTGCCCACGGCGAAATGCATAGGACTTAGTAAAAGAATTGTATGGGTCGGGCTGTTTATCTTTAGAGAAAGAGAATCGGTACTACATACTCATCAGATACAAACCGCAGTCGGATCGTGCCGACGGCCACTAATATACCTGCACCAATGGATTTCTCAAGTTATCaatctgtggttggatggttagaggaacAATGGCtagtctctcggaggtgctcatagaggtaggggtagggtgtgcgtgtgtgcgttcataggaataagtgtatgcgcgtatgtatgagcgcttgcgtctgtactgatGTTTAAAAAAAAGTTATCCATTTTAGTACAATAAGAAACTATTATCGCCCAAGGTACTCGGCTCAGAAATGATTTTCTGAATGTACATGTTATTGAAATACGAGATCTTCGCAATAACGTTAAAGAGTGACTCCAAAGTCACAATACATCATAccaacaaaagcaataaaacaaaaCAGTAACACATATTCATTAGGTCTATATGAACGAATCTGCGAGCACATATGCCTAAAATCAGCTAAGATCAGATACAACGAACCAGCAGAGACCCCAATTCTTTGGCTATGTACCGCCACCCGATAAGACACCGCCATAACAAGAGAAGAACTAAAGTACTTTTATTACCAACAGTGTGCCACCCGATATTGTCCATGAAACCCAAAGAGATGATGCCAATCTAACTTATGAGCATGCCTATGAAGATTCAAGGTCCCCTCAGCTCACAACAAGGCGGCCAGAGGCGAGGGGAACCTACAAAGTCTGACACTAAAACCCTAGCTTCTTTTCGTGCTTTATGCTGCTTTTGTTTGATTTACAGCGGGGTCTTCTTTTCCAGTCTTGAAATTGTTTTATGTTCTAGCGATCGATACCACAGAAAAGATATTTATGACATATATTGTTGTAATATTTAGTTATTGAAGTTGCTTTACAGTTTCTTGGATCTGTGATCTGAAGTTTTGTACTTGTAATATTCTTCAAGTTTGAGTAAAGTTACTGTTATTCTCAACACACACAAAAACAACCAAATAGAACATTTTCAACTTCCATTTTAAAAATAGTGGGAAAACATTAATAAAATATGAGTCAATCTTGGTTTGACGAATTTTCTTCACGAGTAAGGCTATTATACAGGATTTTTGCGACATGGGTCTAGGCGCACCCGATTAaggaaaaaagtaaaaaaaaaagaaaatttgTTTATTTGCAACAAACATAGTTTAGCATAATACTCAAGTTTAAAGTTTTGGGACAAAATGAGCTATGTCTTATTCGAGCGAAAAAAGTGCAGCTACAAAACCGTGAATAATAGTGTTTATACAGTATTGATTCTGTTGTATTTTGCTCGGAACAGGGTGTAAATCATTTGTCCCGAAACTTTATCATGCGTATTATGCTAGATCATGTACGtcgccaaaaagtttgaaaatatttgactatttttatttaattttttgCCTAGACCCAGGTTGCATGGTGTATTTTTGAAAATAAGCCTCCTAAAAAGTGTGGGATGCTATGGTTGCGGCATGAACAAGCGAAAATATATGACATGTTCGCACATGTACCCGAATTGCAAAAAGGAAAAGTAAAAAAATGTGAAACTTTCTTGGAACAAGCATTGTCTAATGTATTACTCACATGTAAAGTTTCGTGACAAAATGACTTTCATGATATTATGAACGAATAAAAAGAAAACCAATGCTATATTAAGCTTACTATACACAGTTTATACTTGCAACTTTATGAGATCTTTTTTGCCAACGATACCACAGAAACCATTTTGTCTCCTTTTATGTGAAACATTATAGTGTGGTTGCAACAAGTAgaagaaaaatacaaaaaataaaaGGTACAAATACAAACTCAAAACACTAGAAAAGCAATCGGCTAAAACTTTACGGAAGTGTATGGGACACGATTTTTCTGCATTACAAGTCATCGAGACTAGCGAAGTAACTCGGAtggttagggcatctccaacgccgactCCCAAACCGGAAACCGCATTTATCCGCCAACAGGAGACTAGTCTTCCTAAAAAAATAGGGGAGCTAGTCCACGGACACGGATGCGAGGGCCGGTCATTCAAAGCTGTCTACATATGTCTGGAGAATTTTAATGAAAATGAACAAATTTGATGCATATTTGAACATAATGGACGATATTCATTCATACTTGGATAGTTTTTTCATAAAACCGGATATTTTTTATCTAAACCGGAGCAAATTTATTACATATAGACATATTTCAACTAGACTGGTCTCCAAACCTAGCCTAAAATGATCATCGGCGCCCGTACCCCATCTTCGGCCGGCCATGAGCCCTGAAAAATGAAGCTCTGCCTCGTCCATGGCCATGAGCGCCGGGAACTGAAGCTATACGCCTCCACATCACTggcaagcggctaatcggccgatGATGTTGAGGCCACCAAGCTTGGCTTCAACGGGAAGGGAGGAGCGGTAGCAATAATGGGATACAAGCATCGGCGACCTCCCATGCGCTACTCTTCTTCGTCGTCGCCGGTGCTCGCGGATGTgtcggcttcgtggtcgtggtagcgaggcgcggtcgagctggcgacttcatcttcatcctcgctctCTCCGAACACCTCATCCGCCGCCTCGTCGAACTCCCTGTAGGCAGCTTCTAACTATGTATGAGGTTGGCGGTACTACCAGCGGTCGCGACGGATGTCGTAGGCGGAGCATAGGACTCTAGCATCACCTCCTGCTCGGGCACGTCCACGTTTGCCGCGATAGCCGTGCCGGCGGTGAGTAGCTCCTCCGTGCGCCTGTGCTCGTCGAGGAGGCGGATGTTGTAGGCCTGGTCGACCTGCGCCTGCCGGAATGCGCCTTCCCGCTCCTCCAGCACCATGTCCATGTAGTGAGCATGGGCCTCGCCCATGGTGATGCCGGCATTGTCCATCACGGACGGTGGCATCAACTCGTTGTCGGCCGCCTCTGCCGTTGGCGCGTCCGCAGCGCCGGCCTCCGATGAAATCCTACTTCTGGTGCCCTGCCAGCCGGTCACTATGGCGGCGATCTCCTCTTTCTGTTCGGATGAGAGATGGTCCCATAAGACTTTGGAGCTCTAGGAGGCCATGACCCGAGCTCAGAGAGGCATTCTTGCACGCATGTCTTGGTCACTCTGCCAGATCCGACCACACCACTTTCTCATGAGTAAAGATTGCAGTTGGTACTGTACCCCGGTAAGCTAATTATTTAACTATTTATTCCATGACACTGCCAGGCAGCACGAATGCACGATGAACTCCACGGTCCAGTTGCACGCACAAAAAGAATCACACCACCTGAACTTCTCACACGCACACGCTCGCAAGATCACACTGCCAGAGATGTCATTGGTACTCAATCACCCACCCTTTGGACCATTCACTTCGGTTGGGCCCGAAACAATGAGGCCGTGCTTCGACGCGTTCGTCGTGCCGTTCGCGTTCGGCCAGGGGCTGAGATCGCGTTCGTCGTTGGTGGGTGGGGGCGGGGTGGGCTACGGGGAATATATGCTGCAGCTGCGAATGGGCTCTCGATTCGTCTCGCTGCCTTTTCTTTTTTAGGCACTGATAGGCGCCGGTGTGCCGGCCGAAAGTTTCGGCCGGTCTAACCCAGGCCGTTGGATGTGAGCCGTGCGGGTTGTTCGATCCAggcaaaaaaaaagaaagaaatcgccccgggcttcttcttcctcgAGCACTTGGGCTGGATCCACATGCCTCGCTCGAGGAGCGCGGCGCCGCGCCTCTTGTCACCTCCGGtggccgtcctcgtcgccggccCCCGTCGGTCTTCCTCATCGCCGGTCCCCATCCCTTGCCAACCCCTCGTCGCCGGTCCCCATCCTCGCCGGTCGTCCTCGTCGTCCCCTAGACCCATGCAACAGCCACACCTGCGGTTGCAGCTCTCGACGGCGCCGGTTGTTGCTCCCGGTTGTAGCTCCGTCACCGCCGCTCGCCGTTGATGCTCGCTGCAAAGGAATTGCGTCGACGACAGCTGCCAGTCAAATCAACGCCGTTtgaatggatgtagcaaaaactTCACTGATAGTAGCAAAATTAAACTACGGTTGCAGCAAAAAACTTCTCGCCGCCGTCGCGAGGTTGCAGCTCCGCCTAGATGGACGTAGCAAAACCTTCGGCGGTAGTAGCAAAATCCTACTATGGTTGCAGCAAAAACGTCGTCGCCGTCACGAGGTCGCAGCTCCCCGCCttgatggatgtagcaaaaaactTTGCCGGTGGTAGCAAAAATCAACTACAGTTGAATCTTTATTATCTACGGTTGAAGCTTTTTGCGACACCTTGAAGCTTTTCCCTGTTGGCAGAAAGCTATGAACGACCAAAGAAAATCTACATCCGGTGATGAAAAAAGCTTTATCCGGCGATGAAAAAAGCTTCAAACTTGGAGCCGTAAGCCATGGACGACAAACGAAAAGCTACAACCGGTGGTTACAAAAGCTACAATCGGCATTGAAAAAAGCTTCAAACTAATTGTCTTAGCTGTGAATCCCGCGATGACGATGACGTCGTTTTGCTTCAACCATAGTTGGTTTTGCTACAAACGGCGTTGGAATTTGCTACAACCATTTTCGCAGCTACTTGCTGCTGCTCCGCCGAGCTCCCACGCCTGCCCATGGCCATCGTCGCCGCGGTGCCGTTCCGGGAGGAAAAAGGTTCAACGGTTGCAGCTCCGTGCGTGGTGGGTTGCAGCTCAGACGTGGTCGGGTCCGACGAGGGCAGGCAGAGCTCCGGTGGCGCAGATCCGAGCAGATCTGGCCGAGGGTAGCCGAATCGGCTGATTCCCATGGCGGCAGCTCCCTGGGAGGCCTCCGGCCGGCGAAGGTTGACCATCGCAgcggggagagagagagacgagcgaCGGGAAGAAGAGAAACATGAGGAAGAAGACGCACGTGGGCGGGCCCCCCATCCTATGTGTCGCTAGGTGAGTCGCTCGGTACGTTCACGCGTGGACGCGACCGGCCGAAAGCTTCGGCCGGTGCCCCGTCGCGAAACGTTTTGCTTTCTTTTTCTATGGAAAAGTTGCACTTCTAGGGGATTTTCCCTGTCTCTGACTCTGATGCTCGACCGTTCGAACATGGAGAACGAAACGATCTCGCCGGATTTGTGCAGTTTTCATAGTGCGATGCGGTTGATCGGCTGCTTCTGTGTGCCTAATGCAGTTTAATATTGTCGTGCGGTAGATTAATCAACATACTGTCCATCAGCGCACGTATCCTCTTGTCTCCATCGCCAGGCTCCCTCCACTACAACACGTCAGGCATTGCAAGGCATTAATTGCAAAAAGACATTACAAGGCATTTTAGTACGCCTCCAAAGGTCATAAAAACACCTTCATATGCCATTTGCGGCGTTTCTGTAAAACGCTAGAAATGGTGTCGAAGGGAAAGTATTGGGGGCGTTTGCTCAGAATGCTGCTAAACTTCTCAAGATCTTGGCTGAAAAAGAAACACATAAATGTCGCGTTGTCAGGTGAGTAGTAGGGGCGCTACCTGTTACTCCCACTATATGACTAGCCTCATGTTCAGTTTATCTGAGCGAGAGCCGATGATTCCTCCTTTTAAGTACGCCCAGCTACTGCTCCGtaagcagtatgggactaaacctGGACTATGCAGAGGTTTCGTACGCATCATCTACTATGCAAAGGTCTCGTACGCAGTATCTGCCCGTCGGCGCTGCAGCAGCTCCACGGCCAACGTAGCTACCCTACAAGCTGGAAGGGGTGTATTCTAATTTCACCAACCTGAAGCATTTTTCTAAAACGCCTCCATAGCTGCATCAGTCCGAGGCATTTTTTCTAAAACGCCTCCAAAGCTTCATCAATCCGAGGCATTTTTCTAAATCGTCTTCATAGCTACATCAATCAGAGGCAGTTCCCGACAATGCCGTCATAGCTACATCAATCCGAGGCATTTTTCTAAATCACCTCCATAGCTACATCAATTAGAGGCATTTTCTCATAACGCCTTCATAGCTGCATGCGTCAGAGCCATTTTTCCTAAAACACCTCCATAGCTGAGTTAATTGCAAAAAACAACCACATTTGGGGCTTCTTCTGCAGAAAACCACCAGgtcactaatcttttgcaaaaagcACCGCGCATTCGGTAAACTTTTTGCAAAAAAACACTGATCGCTTGATTTGCAGCCTCTGAGGGCGTTTCGGACAGGTGGGACCCAAAACTGGCGACGTGGCGTAACGGCTAGGCGGACGGCGCCGTTACTCGCTACCTGGTCAAACCGACGCGGTCGGCTCACCCGACCGCACCAGCTCTCTCACTATCTCGCCCGCACTCTCTCGCTCCCTCCTGCTCCTCTTCCTCTCCGGTTGCCGCCGGCCGCCGGCCGCCATGGTGTCCTGGAGTGAGAGCGAAAGCACTGAGGGCTCCACCGCGCAGTACATCTCCACTTCCGACTCCCCTGTCAAGGTCAGTTCTTTCTCTGGTTCTCTATTTGTTTTGGCCGCCGCTCATTTGTGTTCTAGGGTTCTACTAGTTCTGCTGAGTTCTGCTCGAGTTGAACAAGTTTTTGTTGGATTGCCCAGATCCGAGCTACAATTGATGACCCGTTGTTCGAGGGTGCTGCTGATGATTTGATGGTGATGTGCGAGCATGGGAATCCAGGGAGGAAATATGTTGCATTTGAGGGGATAAGCACTGGGAGGCGGTTCATTGCCTGTGTCACTGAAGTAAGTAAGAAGTTGTAGCTTTGCAGCAGTCCAATTCATCATCTAGGGTTCATAGTTACTGTTCATGTTCTAGTGTTCATAGTTACTGTTCATGTTCTGTTCTAGGGTTCATAGTTACTGTTCTATGGTTCATAGTAACTCTTCATTAACTGCATCTGGTAGATTGACTTAACTGAATCTGGTAGATAAACTTAACTGCATATGGTACACTAACTTAACTGAACTGAATCTGATGGATTAAGCTAAGGTACATTAACTTAACTGAATCTGTAACTAATGACTTAAAGTTTGAACTAATTTTTTCTGTTGCAGGGTGCTAATAATTGTGGATTAGTGTAGTGGGTAGATGAGGAGTGGTCAGATCATCTGCAGAATGCTCTTCACAAGCTGTGGCTTATGTATGAGCATAGCCAGCATAACAATAGGATGGCATGCCTGGAGCATTCATCTACTGTACACAATCTCACACAATAGAAAAGAGTTGTAGAAGACATATGAGAAGCTTGTTGAAGATGTGAACAACCTCTTGGATTATAAGGATAGCCAGCCTGAGGTAAACCAGAAGAATAATGCTGAGAACATTTCAGTGAGTGTGGAAAGCAGCATGACAAAGGATGCTGAGATCAAAAAATTGAAGGCTGTTGTTGACCCGTTAAAGCAAATTCATGTAGCTCAAGCCACTGTCATTAGGAATTTGAAGTTCAATCATCTGAAAGAGAAGGAAAAGATGAGCTCTGATAAGAGGACTTTGGAGATTTGCTATGCTGACCTGAAGAAAGAGA contains:
- the LOC109746493 gene encoding PLASMODESMATA CALLOSE-BINDING PROTEIN 2 — protein: MEAPLLVAALLLLSSTLVVSEFCVCRSEQPQAALQKTIDYACGAGADCNSIHEQGPCYNPNNVVSHCSWAANSYFQKKRAMGATCDFGGTALVVSTDPSSSGCSYPSSASAAGTSTTPTGTGTGIGGTTGGTPGTFTPGAGTSTGGMGGTGTGTDTTTGFGGLGPTGTSNMDTAAAGLHPRSGAPAFLAVLLSFLAFA
- the LOC109746491 gene encoding uncharacterized protein, with amino-acid sequence MVSWSESESTEGSTAQYISTSDSPVKIRATIDDPLFEGAADDLMVMCEHGNPGRKYVAFEGISTGRRFIACVTEWVDEEWSDHLQNALHKLWLMYEHSQHNNRMACLEHSSTDSQPEVNQKNNAENISVSVESSMTKDAEIKKLKAVVDPLKQIHVAQATVIRNLKFNHLKEKEKMSSDKRTLEICYADLKKEKDDLKKEKD